A section of the Deltaproteobacteria bacterium genome encodes:
- a CDS encoding DUF2284 domain-containing protein yields the protein MQDRSEKRPASVADLIEKAGENGANAAILIPAASVVTASWVVWKCRYGCEDFGRTHTCPPHSPTRKETADLLQEYETALLIQADRSFRVRYLAYFLEREAFLSGYYKAFGMGAGPCRLCDSCDVRAPCRRPEEARPSMEACGIDVYATVRRHGLAVTPLKDENEAQHSFGLVLLQ from the coding sequence ATGCAGGACCGTTCAGAAAAGAGACCGGCATCCGTGGCCGACCTCATCGAAAAGGCGGGGGAAAACGGCGCCAATGCCGCTATTCTGATCCCGGCCGCATCGGTGGTAACGGCCTCCTGGGTTGTCTGGAAGTGCCGCTATGGCTGTGAAGATTTCGGTCGTACCCATACTTGTCCTCCCCATTCACCCACCAGGAAAGAAACGGCCGACCTCCTGCAGGAATATGAGACGGCCCTCCTGATTCAGGCGGATCGGAGTTTCCGGGTCCGTTATCTGGCCTATTTCCTGGAACGGGAGGCCTTCCTGTCCGGTTATTACAAGGCCTTCGGAATGGGGGCAGGTCCCTGTCGTCTTTGTGACTCCTGTGATGTGCGGGCCCCCTGTCGGCGTCCGGAAGAAGCCCGCCCATCCATGGAGGCCTGCGGGATCGATGTCTATGCCACCGTTCGGAGGCATGGGCTGGCGGTGACCCCGCTGAAAGACGAAAACGAAGCGCAGCATTCCTTCGGTCTGGTGCTGCTGCAATGA